One window from the genome of Dyadobacter sp. CECT 9275 encodes:
- a CDS encoding FIST signal transduction protein, whose protein sequence is MKIEQLVYSADVPFGEFSVTPTLLFIFGNRELLETGVLTNELASKYPNAVFAGCSTAGEIAKESVKDNSIVVTAIEFEKTTVQTSKIALDEINFSSSEAGKKLVSQLPVEGLRHVVVLSDGLKVNGTDLVKGMQEALADDVTLTGGLAGDGPHFEKTVIVEPDGKVATESIMAVGFYGPALSISFGSRGGWDSFGLDRMVTRSKENILYEIDGQPALDLYKSFLGDKARELPASGLLFPLSMRDKEDRTPVVRTILGINEEEKSLTFAGDIPQGSFVKLMKANNDRLINGAEEAAEVAAEGMDNPEFALLVSCVGRKLVLKQMIEEEVESVSQVLGKPAITGFYSYGELAPFSRDTSCELHNQTMTITTFRE, encoded by the coding sequence ATGAAAATAGAGCAGCTAGTCTACTCTGCGGATGTTCCGTTCGGTGAATTTTCTGTGACACCGACACTGCTTTTCATTTTTGGCAACCGGGAACTCCTGGAAACCGGAGTGCTCACCAACGAACTGGCCAGCAAATACCCCAATGCAGTTTTTGCAGGCTGCTCCACCGCCGGAGAAATTGCGAAGGAATCGGTCAAAGACAACAGCATTGTTGTCACCGCTATTGAATTTGAAAAAACGACCGTTCAAACTTCTAAAATAGCCCTCGACGAAATTAATTTCAGCAGTAGCGAAGCGGGAAAAAAACTTGTCTCTCAGCTTCCCGTAGAAGGCCTGCGCCACGTTGTGGTACTCTCGGACGGCCTGAAAGTCAATGGAACTGATCTGGTGAAGGGCATGCAAGAAGCGCTTGCCGATGACGTTACATTGACCGGAGGATTGGCGGGCGATGGCCCACATTTTGAAAAAACAGTAATAGTTGAACCTGACGGGAAAGTTGCAACGGAGAGTATCATGGCTGTTGGCTTCTACGGCCCGGCGCTGTCCATCAGCTTTGGATCAAGGGGAGGATGGGACAGCTTTGGCCTCGACAGAATGGTAACCCGTTCAAAAGAAAATATCCTTTATGAAATAGATGGACAGCCGGCTTTGGATTTGTATAAATCGTTTCTGGGAGACAAGGCCCGGGAACTTCCCGCATCGGGGTTGTTATTTCCGCTGAGCATGCGCGACAAGGAAGACCGGACACCTGTGGTAAGGACGATTCTTGGCATTAATGAAGAAGAAAAAAGCCTCACTTTTGCAGGGGATATCCCACAGGGTTCCTTTGTAAAGCTTATGAAGGCCAATAACGACAGGCTGATCAACGGGGCCGAGGAGGCAGCGGAAGTAGCAGCGGAAGGAATGGACAATCCCGAATTTGCTTTGCTGGTAAGTTGTGTAGGCCGTAAACTGGTGCTGAAACAAATGATAGAAGAGGAGGTGGAAAGTGTATCGCAGGTACTGGGAAAACCGGCTATAACCGGGTTTTACTCTTATGGCGAACTGGCTCCCTTCAGCCGTGATACCAGTTGCGAACTACACAACCAAACGATGACTATTACTACATTTAGAGAATAA
- a CDS encoding sensor histidine kinase, translated as MLTLDPTDTNFHRLLKRQIRKSLPPELAENPALQDFLTSVNQAYIEYQDDIARVEHILEQSSGELFKANKELTRIAEEKTQEAAITSKRLEEVVGSISEVLVQLDREGHIRYLNNAWEVVTGYTVEESLNKKWVDFPLPDESLSKIQSIFESELQNVDETIRILTADHTEKWLGVSLSHHISPDNQLVGYIGTLVDITSRKEQEAEINRLVEWLNESGEAVQVSDENGVILFVNHEAARRLGKTRDEIIGSNVSEIEKIFEEAGEWETYLQNLRNTSKMILSGVHTRKDGSTFPVETSVKYYENNNQGYVLSFIRDITERVEADKKLKAYTRDLERINAELDQFAYVVSHDLKAPLRAINNLSEWIEEDLEDMLGGDTKDQFRLLRGRVHRMEGLINGILSYSRAGRIKTNKEKFMVKPLVDDLCETLAPRKFIRFDVEGDEALEIFSEKIALQQILQNLISNGIKYNDKENIAISIGWTETSDTVEFYVKDNGPGISPEFHERIFVIFQTLQSRDEVESTGVGLAIVKKIVQEKGGIIRIQSEMGKYTTFYFTWPKNELKEAESQQ; from the coding sequence ATGTTAACCTTAGATCCGACAGATACCAATTTTCATCGTCTTCTTAAACGGCAAATACGAAAATCACTCCCTCCAGAACTTGCGGAAAACCCTGCATTACAGGACTTTCTGACATCCGTCAACCAGGCTTACATAGAATATCAGGATGATATCGCGAGAGTAGAGCATATCCTTGAGCAGAGTTCCGGCGAGCTGTTCAAGGCCAATAAGGAACTGACGCGTATCGCCGAGGAAAAAACACAGGAAGCCGCCATTACCAGCAAAAGGCTTGAAGAAGTGGTTGGCAGTATTTCAGAGGTTTTGGTTCAGCTGGACCGAGAGGGGCACATCAGATACCTGAACAACGCCTGGGAAGTTGTCACGGGATATACAGTTGAAGAAAGCCTTAATAAAAAATGGGTGGATTTCCCTTTACCTGATGAATCACTGAGTAAGATACAATCCATTTTTGAATCTGAATTACAGAACGTTGACGAAACCATCAGGATACTGACAGCCGATCATACCGAGAAGTGGCTGGGCGTATCGCTGAGCCACCACATATCACCGGATAATCAACTCGTCGGATATATAGGCACACTGGTAGATATTACCTCCCGCAAGGAACAGGAAGCTGAGATCAATCGGCTGGTAGAATGGCTTAACGAATCCGGCGAAGCGGTGCAGGTATCGGATGAAAACGGGGTGATACTTTTTGTGAATCATGAAGCAGCCCGTCGCCTCGGCAAAACCAGAGACGAAATTATTGGATCTAATGTCAGTGAAATAGAGAAAATTTTCGAAGAAGCGGGAGAGTGGGAAACTTACCTGCAAAACCTGCGGAATACCTCCAAAATGATCCTCAGTGGGGTGCATACCCGAAAAGACGGCAGTACCTTCCCGGTAGAGACCAGTGTTAAATACTATGAAAATAATAACCAGGGATATGTTCTGTCATTCATAAGAGATATAACCGAGCGGGTGGAAGCTGATAAAAAGCTGAAAGCCTATACCCGTGACCTGGAGCGAATCAACGCCGAGCTAGACCAGTTTGCCTATGTTGTAAGCCATGACCTGAAAGCACCTTTAAGGGCCATCAATAATCTTTCGGAATGGATTGAAGAGGATCTGGAAGATATGCTGGGGGGCGATACCAAGGACCAGTTCAGGCTGCTCCGGGGACGAGTGCACCGGATGGAAGGGCTCATCAACGGCATATTGTCCTATTCCAGAGCTGGCAGGATTAAGACTAATAAGGAAAAATTTATGGTCAAACCTCTGGTCGACGACCTGTGCGAGACGCTGGCGCCGAGAAAGTTCATCCGGTTTGATGTGGAAGGAGATGAGGCACTGGAAATATTTTCTGAAAAAATAGCACTTCAGCAAATCCTGCAGAACCTTATCTCTAACGGAATAAAGTACAACGACAAAGAAAATATAGCCATTTCGATTGGCTGGACAGAAACGTCGGACACGGTTGAGTTCTATGTTAAGGATAACGGACCAGGTATCAGCCCCGAATTCCATGAAAGGATCTTCGTCATTTTCCAGACTCTCCAGTCACGCGATGAAGTGGAAAGTACCGGTGTTGGCCTGGCCATTGTGAAAAAAATCGTGCAGGAAAAAGGCGGAATCATCCGCATCCAGTCCGAAATGGGCAAGTACACGACTTTCTATTTCACCTGGCCGAAAAATGAGTTAAAAGAAGCAGAATCCCAACAATAA
- a CDS encoding response regulator → MFTTNLVPMTILLVEDDEVDIMNVKRAFKKNNISNPLQIAHNGLEALEVLRAPATDIPKPKIVLLDLNMPRMGGIEFLREIRQDPELSTLSVFVMTTSNEDGDKIDAFNLNVAGYILKPLSMDRFIAAVSTLNSYWTLCEYPE, encoded by the coding sequence ATGTTCACTACAAATCTTGTTCCGATGACCATCCTATTAGTAGAAGACGATGAAGTCGATATTATGAATGTTAAGCGGGCCTTTAAAAAAAATAATATTTCCAATCCGCTGCAAATCGCTCATAATGGCCTGGAAGCGCTGGAAGTCCTGCGCGCTCCTGCTACAGACATACCCAAACCGAAAATTGTATTGCTGGACCTCAATATGCCACGTATGGGCGGAATAGAATTTTTGAGGGAGATCCGGCAAGACCCAGAACTCAGCACATTGTCTGTTTTTGTTATGACAACTTCCAACGAAGATGGTGACAAAATAGATGCATTCAATCTGAACGTTGCAGGGTATATACTCAAGCCGCTTTCAATGGATCGTTTCATTGCGGCAGTATCCACACTGAACAGTTACTGGACACTCTGTGAATATCCTGAATAA
- a CDS encoding response regulator, whose translation MTPFTLLLVEDDHIDAMEFRRAIKKSHIAIEEIRVCKYAEEALQVLETWVPSCVFIDYQLPKTNGLELLRKIKSAAPQLPVIILTSHGDEKIAVEMMKAGAMDYIPKSEVNAEKLSKMFHTMERMREVEKQRQQARQELAEKEEFIDKVALLSPNIIYVIDIEKWTNIFHNKQIWTILGYNSNELSDNDKNIFSLIIDNQDKMLFQKHYHFIRHSLQDGEVLEKEFRLKHRDGSEVWIITREVPFRRSENGEVKEVLGTAIDITNRKMAERELIQAKKDAEQAAKIKSDFLSTMSHEIRTPMNAIIGFTDLLLTGNLSVQDKQHLNTIKYSADNLMVILNDILDISKIEAGKFSLENFEFDLREKLGFLYRTFELKALEKGIKLIFDIDENIPEILIGDAYRLNQILINLLGNALKFTSEGFVNLSVLLTDESEEEIHLKISVRDSGIGISEDNLSLIFESFSQAHNNNASKYFGGTGLGLSITRKITELMQGEITAESELGVGSNFCVSLPFKKGLPAPAADSANKNAPFSLQGYSVIAADDILANQLLLRHLLKKWDADFQICSNGKEMLDALKLRSYDLILMDLQMPVMDGITTMQVIRESFPGLAATPVIAFTADTFAQTTQEIIDCHFDDFVTKPFKIDELSSVIRKQLAL comes from the coding sequence ATGACACCCTTTACGTTGCTGCTTGTCGAAGATGATCACATTGATGCAATGGAATTCAGGCGAGCTATCAAAAAAAGCCATATCGCTATTGAGGAGATCAGAGTATGTAAATATGCCGAAGAAGCCCTTCAAGTACTGGAAACCTGGGTTCCAAGTTGCGTTTTTATTGATTATCAACTCCCTAAAACCAACGGACTTGAACTGCTCAGGAAGATAAAAAGCGCCGCACCGCAGCTTCCGGTGATCATCCTTACCTCGCACGGTGATGAAAAGATCGCCGTGGAGATGATGAAGGCAGGCGCGATGGATTACATCCCCAAGTCGGAAGTAAATGCTGAAAAACTTTCCAAAATGTTCCATACCATGGAACGTATGAGGGAGGTAGAAAAGCAGCGGCAGCAAGCCCGGCAGGAACTTGCCGAGAAAGAGGAATTCATTGACAAAGTTGCTTTACTTTCTCCCAATATCATTTATGTCATTGACATAGAAAAATGGACTAACATTTTTCACAACAAGCAAATATGGACGATACTGGGTTACAACAGCAACGAGCTATCTGATAACGATAAAAATATTTTTTCCCTGATTATCGACAATCAGGACAAAATGCTTTTCCAGAAACATTATCATTTTATCAGACATTCTCTTCAGGATGGCGAAGTATTGGAAAAGGAATTCAGACTCAAACACCGGGATGGTTCCGAAGTCTGGATTATTACACGGGAAGTACCCTTCCGGCGCAGCGAGAATGGCGAGGTGAAAGAGGTTTTAGGAACAGCCATTGACATCACCAACCGAAAAATGGCCGAACGGGAGCTGATACAGGCAAAAAAAGATGCCGAGCAGGCTGCAAAGATCAAGTCAGACTTCCTATCTACCATGAGCCACGAAATCCGTACGCCCATGAATGCGATCATCGGATTTACCGACCTGCTGCTGACCGGTAATTTATCTGTGCAAGACAAACAGCACCTTAATACAATCAAATATTCTGCTGATAACCTGATGGTTATCCTGAACGACATTCTGGATATATCAAAGATCGAAGCAGGGAAGTTCAGTCTGGAAAATTTCGAATTCGACCTGCGCGAGAAACTGGGCTTCCTCTACAGGACTTTCGAGCTTAAAGCGTTGGAAAAGGGTATCAAACTTATATTTGATATTGATGAGAACATTCCGGAAATACTGATTGGAGATGCCTATCGCCTGAATCAGATTCTGATTAACCTGCTTGGGAATGCCCTTAAGTTTACGTCCGAAGGTTTTGTCAATCTTTCGGTGCTGCTGACAGACGAATCCGAAGAGGAAATTCATTTAAAAATCAGCGTCCGAGACTCCGGTATAGGAATATCCGAGGACAATCTGAGCCTCATTTTCGAAAGTTTTTCCCAGGCACACAATAACAATGCATCCAAGTATTTTGGCGGCACTGGCCTTGGCCTGAGTATCACCCGCAAAATTACCGAGCTCATGCAGGGTGAAATCACCGCTGAAAGTGAGCTGGGCGTGGGCAGTAATTTTTGCGTATCGCTTCCCTTCAAAAAAGGATTGCCTGCACCTGCTGCTGACTCCGCCAATAAAAACGCTCCTTTTTCCCTTCAAGGTTACAGTGTGATAGCAGCTGACGATATTTTAGCTAATCAGCTTTTACTCAGGCATTTGTTAAAAAAATGGGATGCCGATTTCCAGATCTGCAGCAATGGGAAGGAAATGCTGGACGCGCTGAAACTGCGCTCCTATGACCTCATACTCATGGATTTGCAAATGCCCGTCATGGATGGTATTACCACCATGCAGGTCATCCGTGAGTCCTTTCCCGGGCTGGCTGCAACGCCTGTTATTGCTTTCACAGCGGATACGTTTGCGCAAACGACCCAGGAGATCATAGATTGCCATTTCGATGATTTTGTGACAAAACCTTTCAAAATTGATGAGCTTAGCTCGGTGATTCGCAAACAACTCGCTTTGTAA
- a CDS encoding putative DNA modification/repair radical SAM protein has translation MSERLHEKLQILADAAKYDVSCSSSGSNRTNHNKGLGEATGSGICHTYTEDGRCVSLLKILLTNHCIFDCAYCVTRKSNDIKRAAFSVQEVVDLTMNFYRRNYIEGLFLSSGIFKNADFTMERLVSVAKKLRTENKFNGYIHLKTIPGASDELMHEAGLYADRLSVNIEIPTESGLKLLAPDKNIKDMIEPMNYLKKEIIRTKEESRIFKSAPLFAPAGQSTQMIIGASGESDKDIMHTAHKFYTGFNLKRVYYSGYVPISNDTRLPGLGSEVPVLRENRLYQTDWLMRFYGFQVQELLNEKYPNLDPEIDPKLSWALRNMGYFPVDINTADLQLILRVPGIGLQSAQKIIGARRFNRLGWDHLKKIGIAVNRAKYFIICNSPAADRKDYTEAKIRQFILSESRSKFLKNGGRQYNLFG, from the coding sequence ATGTCGGAACGACTTCATGAAAAACTTCAGATTCTTGCAGACGCAGCTAAGTATGACGTATCCTGTTCGTCCAGTGGGAGCAACAGAACAAATCATAATAAAGGCCTAGGAGAGGCAACCGGAAGCGGCATCTGCCATACCTATACAGAAGACGGCCGCTGTGTTTCGCTTCTTAAAATTCTGCTCACCAATCACTGCATTTTTGATTGTGCCTACTGTGTCACCCGAAAAAGTAATGACATCAAAAGGGCCGCATTTTCGGTTCAGGAGGTGGTGGATCTCACTATGAATTTCTATCGAAGAAATTATATTGAAGGATTGTTTCTCAGCTCCGGTATCTTCAAAAATGCCGATTTCACGATGGAACGGCTGGTTTCCGTTGCCAAAAAATTACGTACAGAGAATAAGTTCAATGGTTATATCCACCTCAAAACCATCCCCGGAGCCAGTGATGAGCTGATGCATGAGGCCGGATTATATGCAGACCGGCTCAGTGTTAATATTGAGATTCCAACAGAAAGCGGACTTAAACTGCTGGCTCCTGACAAGAATATCAAAGACATGATTGAACCGATGAATTACCTGAAAAAGGAAATCATCCGGACAAAGGAGGAGTCCCGGATCTTCAAGTCTGCACCACTTTTTGCGCCAGCAGGGCAAAGTACGCAAATGATCATCGGGGCGAGTGGCGAGAGTGATAAAGATATTATGCATACAGCGCATAAATTCTACACAGGCTTTAATCTGAAAAGGGTTTATTATTCAGGTTATGTACCCATCAGTAACGATACTCGCCTGCCAGGGCTTGGCAGCGAGGTACCCGTTTTAAGAGAGAACAGATTATACCAGACCGACTGGCTGATGCGGTTCTATGGATTCCAGGTACAGGAACTGCTCAATGAAAAATACCCGAATCTTGATCCTGAAATTGATCCTAAGCTGAGCTGGGCTTTAAGAAACATGGGTTACTTTCCTGTAGACATTAATACTGCTGATTTACAACTCATTCTGCGGGTTCCGGGAATAGGGCTGCAATCGGCACAGAAAATAATAGGTGCCAGGCGTTTCAACCGTCTGGGTTGGGATCATCTCAAAAAAATAGGTATTGCGGTCAACCGGGCAAAGTACTTTATCATTTGTAACAGCCCGGCAGCAGACCGTAAAGACTATACCGAAGCCAAAATCCGACAGTTTATTCTCAGCGAGTCACGAAGCAAGTTCTTGAAAAATGGAGGCCGTCAATACAATCTATTCGGGTAG
- a CDS encoding TIGR03915 family putative DNA repair protein, with product MEAVNTIYSGRPVAVCYDGTWPGLLTAVFETFAKKWQVTSFQVHGRECQTNFLAEKADVISDDEKAARVWQGLRRKVPSENCIQLYRCFLSEMKGVELTILSCVQFYFSGAESPHQAYGHPDVLKINQISKMVYREKHRMEAFVRFQRTSDDLYYAVIEPDFDVIPLLSKHFEERYADQNWLIYDIRRKYGIYYDQEKVSEIILDLKQETHTSCNFRNILHDSEPLYQGLWKDYFKHVNIPSRRNIKLHLQHVPKRYWKHLVEKK from the coding sequence ATGGAGGCCGTCAATACAATCTATTCGGGTAGGCCTGTCGCCGTTTGTTACGACGGCACCTGGCCAGGTTTGCTCACTGCCGTTTTTGAAACTTTCGCAAAAAAATGGCAGGTAACTTCCTTTCAGGTGCACGGCAGGGAATGCCAAACGAATTTCCTTGCTGAAAAGGCAGACGTTATTTCCGATGACGAAAAAGCAGCAAGGGTGTGGCAAGGGCTCCGCCGAAAAGTACCTTCGGAGAATTGTATACAGTTGTACCGCTGCTTTTTATCGGAAATGAAGGGAGTGGAGCTTACCATACTTTCATGTGTACAATTTTATTTCTCCGGGGCAGAATCTCCGCACCAGGCATACGGACATCCTGATGTGCTGAAAATAAACCAGATTTCTAAAATGGTATACCGGGAAAAACACCGGATGGAAGCCTTCGTAAGGTTCCAGCGTACTTCGGACGACCTCTATTATGCCGTTATCGAGCCCGATTTTGATGTAATACCACTCCTAAGCAAGCATTTTGAAGAACGCTATGCAGATCAAAACTGGCTGATTTATGATATCAGACGTAAGTATGGGATTTATTATGATCAGGAAAAAGTATCGGAAATAATACTGGATCTCAAACAGGAAACCCATACTTCCTGCAACTTCCGGAATATACTTCACGATTCGGAACCGTTGTACCAGGGATTGTGGAAAGATTATTTCAAACATGTAAATATTCCCTCGCGCCGGAACATCAAATTACATTTGCAACACGTCCCTAAACGATACTGGAAGCATCTGGTCGAAAAAAAATAA
- the pdeM gene encoding ligase-associated DNA damage response endonuclease PdeM: MQIEIKGNHFLLLTQRAIFWEETQTLLIGDLHLGKITHFRKEGIAIPNLAADNNFDRLNEIVHHTGAGRIIFLGDLFHSQYNSEWDTFRLWRAEHHYIEMIIVVGNHDILPLSMFLETDLQVYKSDYEEDNFVFTHHPKLEPDPGKFVFAGHVHPVFKTYGKGRQSLRLPCFVVDPHQAIVPSFGVFTGGFGVEMTAERQIYLLTEHKIFPLGL, translated from the coding sequence ATGCAGATTGAAATTAAAGGGAATCACTTTTTACTACTGACACAAAGGGCCATATTTTGGGAAGAGACACAGACACTACTGATCGGAGATCTGCATCTGGGGAAAATCACTCATTTTAGAAAGGAAGGAATTGCCATTCCAAACCTTGCAGCAGACAATAATTTCGACCGGCTTAATGAGATCGTACATCATACCGGAGCAGGCCGTATTATTTTCCTGGGAGATCTGTTTCATAGCCAGTACAATTCCGAATGGGATACCTTCCGGTTATGGAGGGCTGAGCATCATTATATTGAAATGATTATTGTGGTGGGGAATCATGATATTCTCCCGCTGAGCATGTTTCTTGAAACAGATTTACAGGTTTACAAAAGCGATTACGAAGAGGACAATTTTGTCTTTACCCATCATCCAAAATTAGAGCCTGACCCTGGAAAATTTGTATTTGCCGGGCATGTTCATCCGGTATTTAAAACGTATGGAAAGGGAAGGCAAAGTTTGAGGCTGCCTTGTTTTGTGGTGGATCCGCATCAGGCTATTGTTCCCAGTTTCGGTGTTTTTACAGGAGGGTTTGGCGTAGAAATGACCGCCGAAAGGCAGATATATCTGTTAACGGAGCACAAAATTTTCCCGCTGGGTTTGTGA
- a CDS encoding ligase-associated DNA damage response DEXH box helicase produces the protein MAKSRGHIAAEQWFKQKNWKWAAFQKEAAAAYLAGKSGIVNAPTGSGKTYSLWIPILIRYINSLSGSPSKKSKGLQILWVTPLRALSKDLFRNMEMAALEMNLTLRVGIRTGDTGTRERASQKKQMPEALLITPESLHILFAQKNSSEVFKNLHTVVVDEWHELMGSKRGTQTELALARLRSINPALQTWGISATIGNLEEAKQVLLGMRFNAEDSVIIKANTDKKILVESIIPEKVETLPWAGYMGIRLVDKVVEIVNRSQTTLIFTNTRSQTEIWYRTIIEKYPEFAGIMALHHASLDREIRDWVEEALHEERLKLVICTASLDLGVDFRPVDTVIQVGSPKSIARFIQRAGRSGHRPGVASKIYFCPTNALELIEAVSLRDGVDKQIIEDRPPVIHAFDVLAQWMITLAVGEGFEEKQLYEEVRNCYGYQLINRQEWEWLLGYITTGSPSLTVYDEYKKVEHLNGRYVVSSRRTAHRHLLSMGTIVSDTALKVKFQHGKYLGSVEESFVTRMKAGDVFFFAGMSVEFVRIHEMTVTVKKAEGKKGFLVRWAGGRMPLSSQLSAFIRDRLSDAIENPLKERELAKLKPLLALQNELSLIPQTSELLIEQCETREGHHIFIFPFEGRLVHEGMSIILAYRISKLSPITFSVAMNDYGFELLSDQYVDMEKIMAQTDLFSMDHLVDDIYQSVNATEMAKRKFREIAAIAGLMFQGYPGKYMKTRQLQASTSLLFTVMSKYEDNNLLIKQAYQEVLTYQLEEVRMRTALARIATQKIIIKKTKKPTPFSFPIMVDRLREQLTSEKLEDRVRKMINQYSNAD, from the coding sequence TTGGCAAAATCCCGCGGACATATCGCTGCAGAACAGTGGTTTAAGCAAAAAAACTGGAAATGGGCAGCCTTTCAGAAAGAGGCGGCCGCGGCATATCTTGCGGGGAAAAGCGGTATCGTTAATGCTCCTACCGGAAGCGGCAAGACCTATTCTCTATGGATACCGATCTTGATCCGTTACATCAATTCTTTGTCCGGGAGTCCTTCAAAAAAAAGCAAGGGCCTGCAAATTTTGTGGGTTACACCTTTGCGTGCGTTATCCAAGGACTTGTTCAGGAATATGGAAATGGCGGCGTTGGAAATGAACCTTACGCTGCGGGTAGGGATTCGTACCGGTGATACGGGCACCAGGGAAAGGGCCAGTCAGAAAAAGCAAATGCCGGAAGCACTGCTGATTACCCCGGAAAGCCTGCACATATTATTCGCGCAAAAAAACAGTTCGGAAGTTTTTAAGAACTTGCATACGGTGGTCGTGGATGAATGGCATGAACTGATGGGCAGCAAACGGGGAACGCAAACAGAACTCGCGCTGGCCAGGTTAAGAAGTATCAATCCGGCTTTGCAAACCTGGGGGATATCCGCAACGATAGGTAATCTGGAAGAGGCCAAGCAGGTGTTGCTGGGGATGCGTTTCAATGCGGAGGATTCTGTAATCATTAAAGCCAATACGGATAAGAAAATTCTGGTCGAAAGCATTATTCCCGAAAAGGTGGAAACACTTCCGTGGGCAGGATACATGGGGATCAGGCTGGTGGATAAGGTGGTGGAAATCGTTAACAGGAGCCAAACCACTTTGATTTTTACCAATACCCGCTCGCAGACGGAAATCTGGTACAGGACAATTATTGAAAAATACCCGGAATTTGCGGGGATCATGGCGCTGCATCATGCATCACTGGACAGGGAAATTAGGGATTGGGTGGAAGAAGCTTTGCATGAAGAAAGGCTGAAACTGGTTATCTGTACCGCAAGTTTGGATTTGGGTGTGGATTTCAGGCCGGTAGATACTGTTATTCAGGTAGGTAGTCCCAAAAGTATTGCGCGTTTTATCCAGCGGGCGGGAAGAAGTGGGCACCGGCCCGGAGTAGCCAGCAAGATTTACTTCTGCCCGACGAACGCTCTGGAACTCATTGAGGCCGTTTCCCTGCGCGACGGGGTTGACAAACAAATTATCGAAGACCGCCCACCGGTCATTCATGCTTTTGACGTACTGGCGCAGTGGATGATCACCCTGGCGGTGGGGGAAGGTTTTGAAGAAAAGCAACTGTATGAAGAAGTCCGCAATTGTTACGGCTATCAGCTGATCAACCGCCAGGAGTGGGAGTGGCTGCTGGGGTATATCACCACGGGAAGTCCGTCTCTGACTGTTTACGACGAATACAAAAAAGTGGAGCATCTGAATGGGCGTTATGTCGTAAGCAGTCGGCGGACGGCGCACCGCCACCTGTTGAGCATGGGTACTATTGTTTCAGATACGGCTTTGAAAGTCAAATTTCAGCATGGGAAGTACCTCGGCTCGGTGGAAGAATCTTTCGTTACCAGGATGAAGGCAGGAGATGTGTTTTTCTTCGCGGGGATGAGTGTGGAATTCGTACGCATTCATGAAATGACCGTCACAGTAAAAAAGGCCGAGGGAAAAAAAGGATTTTTGGTAAGATGGGCGGGCGGAAGGATGCCGTTATCCTCGCAGCTGTCGGCTTTTATACGTGACCGGCTATCAGATGCCATTGAAAATCCGCTGAAAGAAAGGGAATTGGCGAAACTTAAGCCTTTGCTGGCGCTACAGAACGAACTATCCCTTATCCCTCAGACCTCAGAGCTGCTGATTGAACAATGTGAGACCAGGGAAGGGCATCATATCTTTATTTTCCCCTTTGAAGGCCGCCTGGTACATGAAGGAATGTCTATCATCCTTGCTTACAGGATCAGTAAATTATCGCCGATTACCTTTTCCGTGGCGATGAATGACTATGGATTTGAGTTGCTGAGCGACCAGTATGTGGATATGGAAAAGATCATGGCGCAGACGGACCTTTTCTCAATGGATCACCTGGTTGATGATATATACCAAAGTGTGAATGCTACTGAGATGGCGAAACGCAAATTCAGGGAAATAGCAGCTATTGCCGGACTGATGTTTCAGGGGTATCCTGGTAAGTATATGAAAACAAGACAGTTACAGGCTTCTACCTCACTGCTGTTTACGGTGATGAGTAAATATGAAGATAATAATTTGCTGATCAAACAGGCATATCAGGAAGTGCTCACCTACCAGCTGGAAGAAGTTAGGATGCGTACCGCCCTGGCCAGAATCGCCACGCAAAAAATAATCATCAAAAAAACGAAAAAGCCCACGCCGTTTTCGTTCCCTATCATGGTGGACAGGCTGCGCGAACAGTTAACCTCGGAAAAGCTGGAAGACCGCGTCCGGAAAATGATAAATCAATACAGTAATGCAGATTGA